From Crateriforma spongiae, a single genomic window includes:
- the mqnB gene encoding futalosine hydrolase, whose product MSILVLVPTSAEYRMVDWPAIRKSAGGDFTTAICGFGLAAAGIGAMRLLAEQTPDHVFLVGLAGGFVTEPDADPPAIKVGDAVVFHRVTCHGIGAGVDMAAAPDQFLSADQMGWPHLEMDGSAVTDRLDLVVPDADARAMGRQKTLLSVTAASSSPDHARWRRNTYPDAVAEDMEGFAVAVACRVSQVPLTIVRGISNPVGNRDTRTWQTAPAMHVAAHRVAELIAGLESNV is encoded by the coding sequence ATGAGCATCCTGGTCCTGGTGCCCACGTCGGCGGAATACCGGATGGTCGATTGGCCGGCCATCCGCAAATCAGCAGGAGGTGATTTCACCACCGCCATCTGTGGTTTCGGCTTGGCCGCCGCGGGCATCGGCGCCATGCGACTGTTGGCCGAACAAACGCCTGACCATGTCTTTCTGGTCGGTCTGGCCGGCGGATTCGTCACAGAACCTGATGCCGACCCTCCGGCAATCAAGGTCGGTGATGCGGTCGTTTTTCATCGCGTGACCTGTCACGGCATCGGTGCGGGTGTCGACATGGCCGCGGCCCCCGATCAATTCTTGTCAGCAGATCAGATGGGATGGCCGCATCTGGAAATGGATGGCTCGGCCGTCACCGACCGACTGGATTTGGTCGTGCCCGATGCGGACGCCCGAGCGATGGGCCGACAGAAAACACTGCTGTCGGTAACCGCAGCATCGTCATCCCCGGACCACGCCCGGTGGCGGCGGAACACTTACCCGGATGCCGTCGCCGAAGACATGGAAGGCTTCGCCGTCGCGGTCGCTTGTCGGGTCAGCCAAGTTCCACTGACAATCGTGCGTGGCATCAGCAATCCGGTCGGAAACCGCGACACTCGAACGTGGCAGACCGCACCCGCGATGCACGTGGCGGCCCATCGTGTTGCCGAGTTGATCGCGGGTCTAGAATCAAACGTCTGA
- the carA gene encoding glutamine-hydrolyzing carbamoyl-phosphate synthase small subunit translates to MPITAKLALEDGSVFPGQAFGAEGEVTGEVVFNTAMTGYQEILTDPSYAGQIVTMTYPEIGNYGTNTVDIEHHRPSLSGFVIRSESRIHSNYRSEAALSDFLKQNNIIGISGIDTRALVRRIRIEGAMRGVLSTTDLDDASLVAKAKASESLVGRDLAKTVMPAQGVQWDDQLHEWITVDEAGQQPSGDQPHVVCMDFGMKWNIPRHLRSRGNRVTIVRGDVSADEILALKPDGLFISNGPGDPEPLSYAKQTISELVDKMPVFGICLGHQLLSLACGAQTYKLKFGHRGVNQPVLDLTTGKVEITTQNHGFAVDEKSLPDCLEITHRHLNDDTVAGVRHKTLPAFSVQYHPEASSGPHDSHYLFERFQSSLSGSPA, encoded by the coding sequence ATGCCGATCACCGCCAAACTGGCCTTGGAAGACGGTTCCGTGTTCCCCGGCCAAGCCTTCGGAGCCGAAGGCGAAGTCACCGGTGAAGTCGTTTTCAACACCGCAATGACGGGGTATCAGGAAATCCTGACCGACCCCAGCTATGCCGGCCAGATCGTCACAATGACGTATCCGGAAATCGGCAACTACGGCACCAACACGGTCGACATCGAACATCATCGTCCGTCGTTGTCGGGATTCGTCATTCGATCCGAAAGCCGAATCCACAGCAATTATCGCAGCGAAGCGGCGCTGTCGGACTTCTTGAAACAGAACAACATCATCGGCATCAGCGGGATCGATACCCGCGCGTTGGTTCGTCGCATTCGCATCGAAGGTGCCATGCGAGGCGTTCTGTCGACCACCGATTTGGACGACGCCAGCTTGGTCGCCAAAGCCAAGGCCAGCGAAAGCTTGGTCGGCCGTGACCTGGCCAAGACCGTGATGCCCGCACAGGGGGTCCAGTGGGACGACCAGTTGCACGAATGGATCACCGTCGATGAAGCCGGCCAGCAACCATCGGGCGACCAGCCGCACGTGGTCTGCATGGACTTTGGCATGAAGTGGAACATCCCGCGGCACCTGCGTTCGCGTGGCAACCGCGTGACCATCGTCCGTGGTGATGTGTCAGCCGATGAGATTTTGGCACTCAAGCCGGACGGGCTGTTCATTTCCAACGGGCCGGGCGATCCGGAACCGCTGTCGTATGCGAAACAAACGATTTCGGAATTGGTCGACAAGATGCCGGTGTTCGGCATTTGCTTGGGGCACCAATTGCTTTCGCTGGCTTGTGGCGCCCAAACCTACAAGCTGAAATTCGGACACCGTGGTGTGAACCAACCGGTGCTGGATTTGACGACCGGCAAAGTCGAGATCACGACACAAAACCACGGCTTTGCGGTGGACGAAAAATCGTTGCCGGATTGCCTGGAAATCACTCACCGGCATTTGAACGATGACACCGTTGCCGGCGTTCGACACAAGACGTTGCCGGCGTTCAGTGTGCAATATCACCCCGAGGCATCGTCGGGTCCGCACGACAGTCACTATCTGTTCGAACGATTTCAATCCAGCCTCAGCGGGTCGCCGGCTTGA
- a CDS encoding 1,4-dihydroxy-6-naphthoate synthase — protein sequence MGHRIHIGISTCPNDTFAFDALMRNLVDTRGLDFHFELLDIQQLNDALRAGRFDVAKTSFHAALLLADQLRVLPSGSALGFGVGPLLLAARDGAVPRNASQRTLCPGSDTTATLLMRIFYPSTTQIDHVVFSQIMPDLKSGKADFGVCIHEGRFTWQNEGLHLVEDLGQRWEGETKCPLPLGGLVARRSLDDEVTGRIQECIADSIRWGLTHRDETLPTMRRYAQEFDDAVLMQHVDLYVNDWTVDLGTVGRQALATLSTLARRSGIVGDDAPPIEVFESTDTRPMLPAKD from the coding sequence ATGGGCCACCGTATCCACATCGGCATTTCGACGTGTCCGAACGACACGTTCGCATTCGACGCGTTGATGCGGAACTTGGTGGACACCCGAGGCTTGGATTTCCATTTTGAACTGCTAGACATCCAACAACTGAACGACGCTTTGCGGGCGGGACGCTTTGATGTCGCCAAAACCAGCTTTCATGCCGCTTTGTTGTTGGCGGATCAATTGCGTGTCTTGCCATCCGGTTCGGCGTTGGGATTTGGCGTCGGCCCGCTGTTGTTGGCAGCGCGGGACGGTGCCGTTCCCCGCAATGCATCACAGCGGACACTGTGCCCGGGAAGCGATACCACCGCGACGCTGTTGATGCGGATTTTTTATCCGTCGACGACACAGATCGACCATGTGGTCTTTTCCCAAATCATGCCAGACCTGAAGTCAGGGAAAGCGGATTTCGGCGTCTGCATCCACGAGGGTCGATTCACTTGGCAGAACGAAGGGCTGCACCTGGTGGAAGACCTGGGTCAACGCTGGGAAGGCGAAACGAAGTGCCCGTTGCCTCTGGGCGGATTGGTGGCCAGGCGGTCGCTGGACGACGAAGTGACGGGGCGGATCCAAGAGTGCATTGCCGATTCCATCCGTTGGGGGCTTACCCATCGCGACGAAACGCTGCCGACCATGCGTCGCTATGCCCAGGAATTCGATGATGCGGTCTTGATGCAGCACGTCGATTTGTACGTCAACGACTGGACGGTGGACTTGGGGACGGTCGGTCGCCAAGCCCTGGCCACCCTTTCGACCTTGGCTCGCCGATCCGGTATCGTTGGCGACGACGCCCCACCGATCGAAGTGTTCGAATCCACCGACACTCGCCCGATGCTGCCCGCAAAAGACTAG
- a CDS encoding tetratricopeptide repeat protein codes for MMFRDVRACLMVTLLGGLVCVAAPAVAQEAGTQDDTGAQANDSGQADDGAIQIDPLPSLDTAQDPGQADLDEAVSKRIDAKTAAELESVAALLESALSKGLGDENSRFAKQMLGSVQLQLGQGLFGAMMRGAGGNAAAVRLEALELLKKAVENDDQLADAHVLIAQLNSPAVFPDADGALAVRSITKAIKLYEDDPKKQSTMLAMRAGLRDDPEKQIRDLNRALKLDPKNTKAFQARIVLRLGDGQIDKAVADVREILDDQPMNLAIVAAAVEQLMDADRDDEAVELLTEAIEKQASDNDILERLYRIRSRVHTKRLDQESAIADLNKSIELRPGDPRKLIELAQRCLENEDVTAAKGYVQDAINLNPRVADLPETILVQFLIASQEKRIPDAINEVKKLIEFQKDDPQRQAFWQEQLGQLYMVDDRPRQAIDVFEQILEIQPENTNALRSRGDALLAIGEHQTAIRDYEDALKILQTSDTGPAEKLKSTDMVAPDYAGLMNNLAWVLATSPKDDVRDGQRALELARQAARLTDYQKPHILSTLAAAHAESGDIPKAIEYSQAAVDLGAAQENDQLEQLQEELDSYRAGDPWREKQETEENEKPILSAEDLIDI; via the coding sequence CCGGCGGTGGCTCAAGAAGCGGGAACTCAGGACGACACCGGCGCGCAGGCCAACGACAGCGGGCAAGCCGATGACGGTGCGATCCAAATCGATCCCCTGCCGTCGCTGGACACCGCCCAAGATCCGGGCCAAGCCGATTTGGATGAAGCCGTTTCCAAACGGATCGACGCCAAAACGGCCGCTGAACTGGAATCCGTCGCCGCATTGTTGGAATCGGCGTTGTCCAAGGGCCTGGGCGATGAAAACAGCCGCTTTGCCAAGCAAATGCTGGGCAGCGTTCAGCTGCAACTGGGCCAAGGACTGTTCGGAGCCATGATGCGAGGCGCCGGCGGGAACGCGGCGGCGGTTCGTTTGGAAGCCCTCGAGCTTTTGAAGAAGGCAGTCGAAAACGATGACCAACTTGCCGACGCTCACGTCTTGATCGCCCAGTTAAATTCCCCCGCGGTGTTCCCCGACGCCGACGGCGCGCTGGCGGTCCGGTCGATCACCAAGGCGATCAAGCTGTACGAAGACGACCCCAAGAAACAAAGCACCATGTTGGCGATGCGTGCGGGTCTGCGTGATGATCCGGAGAAGCAGATCAGGGACTTGAACCGAGCCTTGAAGCTGGACCCGAAGAACACCAAAGCATTTCAAGCCAGAATCGTGCTGCGACTGGGTGATGGCCAAATCGACAAAGCCGTTGCCGACGTCCGTGAAATCTTGGACGACCAGCCGATGAACTTGGCGATCGTCGCGGCGGCCGTCGAACAATTGATGGATGCCGATCGCGATGACGAGGCGGTCGAACTGCTGACCGAAGCGATCGAAAAGCAGGCTTCGGACAACGACATTTTGGAACGTCTGTATCGAATCCGTTCACGAGTCCACACCAAACGACTGGATCAAGAATCAGCGATCGCCGACTTGAACAAATCGATTGAACTGCGTCCGGGCGACCCGCGCAAGCTGATCGAATTGGCCCAGCGTTGCTTGGAGAACGAAGATGTCACGGCGGCCAAGGGTTACGTGCAAGACGCGATCAACCTGAACCCGCGGGTGGCCGACTTGCCCGAAACGATCTTGGTCCAGTTCTTGATCGCATCCCAAGAGAAACGAATTCCCGATGCCATCAACGAAGTCAAAAAACTGATTGAATTCCAGAAAGACGATCCGCAACGCCAAGCGTTCTGGCAGGAACAATTGGGCCAGCTTTACATGGTGGACGACCGCCCGCGTCAGGCAATCGATGTCTTCGAACAGATTTTGGAAATCCAACCTGAAAACACCAACGCCCTGCGATCGCGCGGCGACGCGTTGCTGGCGATCGGCGAACATCAAACGGCGATCCGAGACTACGAAGACGCTTTGAAAATCTTGCAGACTTCGGACACCGGACCGGCCGAAAAGCTGAAGTCGACCGATATGGTGGCCCCGGATTACGCCGGCTTGATGAACAACTTGGCGTGGGTCCTGGCGACCAGCCCCAAAGACGATGTTCGTGATGGCCAGCGAGCCTTGGAATTGGCACGCCAAGCGGCACGACTGACGGATTACCAAAAGCCCCACATCCTGAGCACGCTGGCGGCCGCCCATGCCGAATCGGGAGACATCCCCAAGGCGATCGAATACAGCCAAGCCGCCGTCGACTTGGGGGCCGCCCAAGAAAACGACCAGCTGGAACAATTGCAGGAAGAATTGGATTCCTATCGCGCGGGCGACCCATGGCGTGAAAAACAGGAAACAGAAGAAAACGAAAAACCGATTCTGAGCGCCGAAGACCTGATCGACATTTAA
- a CDS encoding ABC transporter permease translates to MNTTASVPSGKTGLGVWHMRLASLWYRGRVSIALALGVAIATAVIVGALLVGDSMRGSLRALTLQRLGSIDTIVSPGHFFTADEIVDSSIGAQAVFLFPAGVAESQPSDDEPARRSGSVQILGITPSFWKLGEPSDAPETNPDDQSVVLNRACADELGVGVGDQITIRLPIESAVPADSPLGRRESETEGLPRMTVAAIVDNRGLGRFSLSASQSTPLCAYLKRELIADVLDRPGAANLLLSPEPLTRDDLSLDLGDLGLKLSRVTAIQPQNAEPDAEPVFQYDSLTSEQLLIDDVIVNAVTDAIPGAATPVMTYLANAIEKLDDAGNVVASVPYSIITAIDSTESLPLDYESETSPTASAPENSDTATDSRPSPIVINDWAADRLNAKVGDRLRIAYYEPEVDRGREVERYFPAVVTQIVPITRPSRPYRRNRDAVYDDPPTVYNDPDLTPTVPGVTDQESISDWDLPFELERKIEPEDDTYWNEHRLTPKAFIPLKVGRRYFASRFGKTTSLRIAPDPPLSEPELKSRIDAAVLKVADQVGWRPIPIRSEQLSASRGTTPFDALFLSLSFFVIAAALMLIAMLFRLGLGERLKELGTLLAVGWQQPQVSRLILGEGLLVAAMGVLIGIAGGFAYAWLVLWGLRTAWVGAVTVPFLRFDWTPTSLAIGGISGFAVSAATLWLSVRSLSRIPATDLLGGRDQASDLLHADASSSTKRWIRYLVIGCVLAAIAASIGGVTAGGTAAAGGFVGAGMLLLLAALAAVYSHFRFSSAGESSSAAAGVTSGPGGLTALATRSVGRNPLRSTLTIGLMATATFLIIAMSAFQLRPTDEGTGGFDLIGTSAQPLYRDINLVEVRQNWFGQDIDRLADVDIVAMRQRRGQDASCNNLYQATQPTILGLPEDFGTTVVGGAPEGSGASTRFAWAGHDEVAGDASPWTLLNEVASGTEDDPIPVILDQGTAMWSLQMRGGVGEVRSFDYDNADIHFRVVGLLSNSVLQGKLMIGEANFQRLFPDVSGYSSYLVRVPDGEKVDEVSAILENRLGDLGMDLSSTRSVLAGLLAVQNTYLSTFQSLGGLGLLLGTIGLAVAQLRSVLERRRELAVLGALGFPRGKLAQLVMTETVTLLLIGLGCGGLCAALAVLPYGILSGLTPPIAGPIFIVVAILILGSLAGLIAVVRVIRMPLLDALRGS, encoded by the coding sequence ATGAACACAACCGCCTCGGTCCCGTCCGGCAAGACCGGCCTTGGTGTGTGGCACATGCGTTTGGCATCGCTGTGGTATCGCGGCCGTGTTTCGATCGCTTTGGCGTTGGGTGTGGCCATCGCAACGGCGGTCATCGTGGGTGCTTTGCTGGTCGGCGATTCGATGCGTGGCAGTTTGCGTGCGTTAACGCTGCAGCGACTGGGTTCGATCGACACCATCGTGTCGCCGGGTCACTTTTTTACCGCCGATGAAATCGTGGATTCGTCGATCGGCGCCCAAGCAGTCTTTCTGTTCCCGGCGGGCGTCGCTGAATCGCAACCGTCCGACGATGAACCGGCACGCCGCAGCGGATCCGTTCAAATCCTTGGCATCACGCCATCTTTTTGGAAGCTAGGCGAACCATCTGATGCACCGGAGACCAATCCCGACGATCAGTCCGTTGTGTTGAACCGTGCCTGCGCCGATGAACTCGGGGTCGGTGTGGGCGATCAAATCACGATTCGGCTGCCCATCGAAAGTGCCGTCCCCGCCGACAGCCCGCTGGGCCGGCGCGAATCCGAAACCGAGGGACTGCCACGCATGACGGTTGCCGCGATCGTCGACAACCGCGGGCTGGGCCGTTTTTCTTTGTCGGCCAGCCAGTCCACGCCGCTGTGTGCCTACCTGAAACGTGAATTGATCGCGGACGTTCTTGACCGACCGGGCGCCGCAAATCTGCTTTTGTCACCCGAACCTCTGACGCGGGACGATTTGAGTTTGGATCTGGGTGACCTCGGGCTGAAGCTTTCACGCGTCACCGCGATTCAGCCTCAAAACGCCGAACCGGATGCGGAACCTGTTTTTCAATACGATTCGCTGACCAGCGAGCAGTTGTTGATCGATGACGTGATCGTCAACGCCGTCACCGATGCTATCCCCGGCGCGGCAACGCCGGTGATGACCTATCTGGCCAATGCGATTGAAAAGCTGGATGACGCAGGCAATGTCGTCGCGTCGGTTCCGTACAGCATCATCACGGCGATTGATTCGACGGAATCACTGCCGCTGGATTACGAAAGCGAAACGAGCCCGACCGCATCGGCGCCGGAAAACAGCGACACGGCGACGGATTCACGACCGTCGCCGATTGTCATCAATGATTGGGCCGCCGACCGACTGAACGCGAAGGTCGGAGATCGTTTGCGGATCGCCTACTACGAACCGGAGGTCGATCGCGGCCGTGAAGTGGAGCGTTATTTTCCGGCGGTGGTGACACAGATCGTCCCGATCACGCGTCCGTCCCGACCTTACCGCCGCAATCGTGACGCGGTGTATGACGATCCACCGACGGTGTACAACGACCCGGACCTGACGCCGACGGTCCCAGGCGTGACCGACCAAGAATCGATCAGCGATTGGGATTTGCCATTCGAACTGGAACGAAAGATTGAACCGGAGGACGACACCTACTGGAACGAGCACCGATTGACCCCCAAGGCGTTTATCCCGTTGAAGGTCGGTCGACGTTACTTCGCCAGCCGATTCGGTAAGACCACCAGCCTGCGAATCGCGCCCGACCCGCCGCTAAGTGAACCGGAATTGAAATCCCGCATTGATGCGGCCGTCCTGAAAGTCGCCGACCAGGTCGGATGGCGGCCGATTCCGATCCGCAGCGAACAGTTGAGTGCATCTCGCGGCACGACACCGTTTGACGCGTTGTTTCTGTCGCTCAGTTTTTTCGTCATCGCCGCCGCATTGATGTTGATCGCGATGTTGTTCCGCTTGGGCCTGGGCGAACGCTTGAAAGAATTGGGAACTCTGTTGGCCGTCGGTTGGCAGCAACCCCAAGTCTCTCGTCTGATCTTGGGCGAAGGCTTGCTGGTCGCAGCGATGGGCGTGCTGATCGGAATCGCGGGCGGCTTCGCCTACGCCTGGCTGGTCCTTTGGGGGCTGCGCACGGCATGGGTGGGCGCGGTGACGGTTCCGTTTCTGCGATTCGATTGGACACCGACCAGCCTTGCCATCGGCGGGATATCCGGCTTCGCCGTCTCCGCTGCAACGCTTTGGTTGTCGGTCCGCAGCCTGAGCCGAATCCCGGCGACCGATCTGCTTGGTGGGCGGGACCAGGCGTCCGATTTGCTTCACGCCGATGCGTCGTCTTCCACCAAACGCTGGATCCGCTACCTGGTCATCGGTTGTGTCTTGGCGGCGATCGCGGCATCGATTGGAGGCGTGACCGCCGGCGGGACCGCGGCGGCCGGTGGCTTTGTTGGTGCGGGGATGCTGTTGCTGTTGGCCGCACTGGCCGCGGTCTATTCGCATTTCCGCTTTTCGTCCGCCGGCGAAAGTTCATCAGCCGCGGCAGGCGTCACGTCGGGGCCCGGCGGCCTGACCGCCTTGGCCACCCGCAGCGTCGGCCGAAACCCGCTACGCAGCACATTGACGATCGGCTTGATGGCGACGGCGACGTTTTTGATCATCGCCATGTCAGCCTTTCAGTTGCGACCGACCGACGAGGGCACCGGCGGCTTTGATCTGATCGGGACATCCGCCCAGCCGCTGTACCGCGACATCAACCTGGTAGAAGTTCGACAGAACTGGTTCGGGCAAGACATCGACCGATTGGCCGATGTCGACATCGTGGCGATGCGTCAACGTCGCGGACAGGATGCCAGTTGCAACAACCTGTACCAGGCCACTCAACCCACGATTTTGGGATTGCCCGAAGATTTCGGAACCACGGTCGTCGGAGGAGCACCCGAAGGCTCCGGTGCAAGCACTCGCTTTGCCTGGGCCGGTCACGACGAAGTGGCAGGTGACGCCAGCCCGTGGACGCTGCTAAACGAAGTGGCAAGTGGCACGGAGGATGATCCGATTCCGGTGATTCTGGATCAGGGCACCGCGATGTGGAGCCTGCAGATGCGGGGCGGCGTGGGCGAAGTCCGGTCGTTCGACTACGACAACGCGGACATCCATTTTCGCGTCGTCGGCCTGCTTAGCAATTCAGTCTTGCAGGGAAAACTGATGATCGGCGAAGCAAACTTCCAACGCCTGTTCCCCGATGTCAGCGGTTATTCCAGCTATCTCGTTCGTGTCCCCGATGGGGAAAAGGTCGACGAAGTATCCGCCATTTTGGAGAACCGTTTAGGCGACTTGGGGATGGACCTGTCATCGACAAGGTCCGTCTTGGCAGGCTTGTTGGCGGTTCAAAACACTTACCTCAGCACGTTCCAAAGTCTGGGCGGCCTGGGGTTGTTGCTGGGAACCATCGGTTTGGCGGTGGCACAGTTGCGAAGCGTTCTGGAACGAAGACGTGAACTGGCCGTGTTGGGGGCTCTCGGGTTTCCGCGTGGAAAGTTGGCCCAATTGGTCATGACCGAAACGGTGACGTTGCTGTTGATCGGACTGGGATGCGGAGGGCTGTGTGCTGCTTTGGCCGTATTGCCTTACGGAATCCTTAGCGGACTAACGCCGCCGATTGCCGGCCCGATTTTCATTGTCGTCGCGATCCTGATTTTGGGCAGTCTGGCCGGCCTGATAGCGGTGGTTCGCGTGATACGCATGCCGCTGCTGGATGCGTTGCGAGGATCATGA